Proteins from one Mytilus galloprovincialis chromosome 11, xbMytGall1.hap1.1, whole genome shotgun sequence genomic window:
- the LOC143051214 gene encoding uncharacterized protein LOC143051214, protein MMAFLFIFYGMIGITAGFHCDETAKHCFTSIDIKSAFTMNGNETISQVYAKDRKLYSLSTNGPVPIDDIITADGWNHTRYLLTANGSMPGPPIVIYQNQKITIIVKNHLLNEAVTLHWHGIDQLTWEAMDGVAFVTQCPILPGQTFNYTFKPTFGGSYWYHSHVGNQRDMGLYGAFIVLRKRDPIPFKFQHIVQIQEWNHLYDAMALVNANVKDKSPHSILINGRGDFEDITAPLETFYVDKEDQCLFRLIGVGSKDVLLFSIPGLKLNVTETDGFEVIPTVVDQIIIYPAERYDFELDLDYAKAGIYNITISILSTHNLIIRPFIGFGFLNVSNSNSLPVKSYDSSNNTRVLNCPFKTYPHETNVLCLPVDTLIARKNEDDQKFVVQSIPKSNETALHFLNFGFPDGHSSINGRIFRWPTVSALTQPSEVDTNCTGCDEEKTCHCSHALNLKSGSEVVMVLLNLGKGTFISHPIHMHGHTYEVLKMEFPVVTIDGKFTFTEDIQCSKTRHNNESNCNKAHWRNPSWDDYRNIPGINLNNPVRKDSIVVPYGGYVIIRIEARNPGVWFMHCHIDQHMVEGMALMLNESFENTKIPNGVPTCRSFFNEKSVKTESSDSTTISLAVFILVVTPLAVLSTSLVGYTLVKGKQSTAVTPT, encoded by the exons ATGATG GCTTTTCTCTTCATCTTCTACGGGATGATTGGTATCACAGCTGGGTTTCATTGTGATGAAACTGCTAAACACTGTTTTACATCTATTGACATAAAATCTGCTTTCACTATGAATGGTAATGAAACAATTAGCCAGGTATACGCCAAAGATAGGAAACTATATTCACTTAGTACAAACGGTCCAGTCCCTATAGATGATATTATAACCGCTGACGGATGGAATCATACACGGTATCTTCTTACTGCAAATGGTTCGATGCCTGGACCACCTATTGTCATTTACCAGAACCAGAAAATAACGATTATAGTTAAAAATCATTTGTTAAATGAAGCCGTGACTCTTCACTGGCACGGCATTGATCAGCTGACTTGGGAAGCAATGGATGGTGTGGCTTTTGTGACTCAATGTCCTATACTACCAGGTCAAACTTTTAATTATACTTTTAAACCGACGTTTGGTGGATCTTACTGGTATCACTCACACGTAGGCAATCAGAGAGATATGGGTCTTTATGGTGCATTTATCGTTCTTCGAAAAAGGGATCCAATACCATTTAAATTTCAGCATATTGTTCAGATACAAGAATGGAATCATCTGTATGATGCAATGGCATTGGTCAATGCAAATGTGAAGGATAAATCGCCACATTCGATTCTCATCAACGGAAGGGGAGATTTTGAAGATATCACTGCACCTTTAGAAACATTTTATGTTGATAAAGAGGACCAATGTTTATTTAGACTCATCGGAGTAGGTTCAAAAGATGTACTATTGTTTTCTATACCTGGGTTAAAGTTGAATGTAACAGAAACTGATGGTTTTGAGGTTATTCCCACTGTTGTtgatcaaataataatttatcctgctgaacgtTATGATTTTGAACTCGATCTTGATTATGCCAAGGCGGGAATATATAACATAACCATAAGTATCCTTTCAACTCATAATCTAATAATTAGACCTTTTATTGGATTTGGATTCCTTAATGTTTCAAATAGCAATTCTTTACCTGTCAAAAGCTATGATAGCAGTAACAATACTCGAGTATTAAATTGCCCTTTTAAAACGTATCCTCACGAAACAAATGTGTTATGTCTTCCCGTGGATACCTTAATTGCACGCAAAAATGAAGACGATCAGAAATTTGTTGTGCAGAGTATaccaaaatcaaatgaaacagcCTTACATTTCTTAAACTTTGGGTTTCCTGATGGGCATTCTTCCATTAATGGACGCATTTTCCGTTGGCCAACCGTTTCCGCATTAACACAACCATCTGAGGTTGACACTAATTGTACTGGATGCGATGAGGAGAAAACCTGTCATTGTAGCCATGCATTAAACTTAAAATCTGGATCTGAAGTCGTTATGGTTTTGCTTAATCTTGGTAAGGGAACTTTTATTTCTCATCCTATTCACATGCATGGGCATACATACGAAGTTTTAAAAATGGAGTTTCCGGTAGTTACCATTGATGGCAAATTTACATTCACAGAAGATATACAATGTAGCAAAACACGTCATAATAATGAAAGCAATTGCAATAAAGCACACTGGAGAAATCCGTCGTGGGATGATTACAGAAACATCCCGGGTATTAACTTAAACAATCCTGTAAGAAAAGATTCAATCGTCGTACCATATGGTGGCTATGTAATAATTCGAATAGAAGCCAGAAACCCCGGAGTATGGTTTATGCACTGTCACATTGATCAACACATGGTCGAAGGTATGGCACTTATGCTGAATGAATCCTTTGAAAATACCAAGATTCCGAATGGTGTACCAACATGTCGAAGCTTTTTCAACGAAAAATCAGTCAAAACAGAGTCATCAg atTCAACAACGATAAGCCTTGCTGTATTTATACTTGTAGTCACTCCACTAGCAGTTTTGAGTACTTCATTGGTCGGCTATACCCTTGTTAAAGGAAAACAGTCAACCGCAGTCACTCCAACTTAG